The Rhodococcus sp. B50 DNA window GTCCGGGTCGGCGAAACCGTCGAGGAACGAGAAACTCGTCGGCTCGTCGACAGCGGTGATGTCCCAGTATCCCGCGTATTTCTCACCTTCGGGACCCGTCATGTAGTAGGTCGTGCGGGTTCCGGGCTTCAGGTTGTGGTCGACCATCGTCGCTGGGAAGGTCGGAGGTCCCCAGATCTTCTCCAGCTGACGGGGATCGGCGTAGATCTGCCAGATGCGGGTCACCGGGGCGGCGAACTCGGCGGTGATGGTCAGACTCAGCGTGTCGGGGTCGTGCCGAACGTCGGTTACAGGCATTTCTCAGCCCTCCTGGGAGGATTCGGATGCGATGAGTTCGTCGATGCGCGCGATGCGACCGCGCCAGATCTGCTCCAGCTCGGTGAGCATGGACGCCACCGACCGCACTGCCGTCACGTCACCACTGGCCAACTGTTCCCGGCCGCTGCGTCGCTTCACGAGCAGACCGGCCTTCTCCAATACGGCGACGTGTTTCTGTACTGCGGCGAAAGACATGTCGTAGTTCGCTGCGAGAGCGGACACGGAGTGCTCCCCGGCCAGGACGCGTCGCATGATGTCGCGCCGGGTCCGGTCGGAGAGCGCGTGGAACAGGGCGTCGGCCCGGTCCTCGTCGTCTCCACTCACATCTTCAAATGTACAACCACATGGTTGTATGTCAAGGGCTCGAAGCGATCACGAGTCGGTCGCCGTAGGCTGCCCGTTTCTCTTCGTCCAGGCCGTCGTCGGTGACGACGGACGTGATCTCGTCGAGACTCGCGACCCGGGCGAGCGCACGCTCCCCGAACTTCGAATGATCCGTCACCACGATCGTCTTCTCGGCCGACCGGATCATCGCTCGCTTGATCGGGATCTCCAGTGTGTTGGTGTTGGTGATGCCGGCGGTGGGATGCACGGCATCGGCACCGAGGAACGCCCAGTCGGCGGAATAGTCCGAGAGGAACTGCACGGCATGGTCCCCGACCAGGGTGTACACCGAGCCGAGGAGTTCGCCCCCGGACACGAGGAGTCGGACGTCCGGGAATGTCGCAACGTATTTCGCGATACGCAGGTCGTTGGTGAGTACCGTCAGCGACGCCTTGTGTCGTAGTGCCACGGCTACTTCGTACGTGGTGGACCCGCTGTCGAGCACCACACTGTCGCCGTCCGACACCATGGCGGACGCAACCGCTGCGATGGCCGCCTTCTCTTCGCGACGCACGTCCTTCTTGAGGGCATACGGCACCTCGTGTCCCGCGCCCTCGACCGATCGGGCGCCCCCGTGCGTGCGCTCGACCTTCCCTTCACGGGCTAGCGCATCGAGGTCTCGGCGGATCGTGGAGGCATCGACGCCGAGGTCGGCCGAGAGGGTCTTCGCATCGACATATCCGTCGGCGAGGATGCGGTGGAAGATCTCACGGCGCCGTGCGGTCGCGGACACGATTGCTCCTCAGTCTCTGGGTACTCGACATTCTGGGTACTCGGACGCCGTGGTCGGGGTCGGTGCACGACCATAACGCACGGGGCAACACACCTTTGCGTGGATATTGACACTGTCTGCGCTCAGTGTGCATGATTTCGTGCAGGGTTTGCGCGATTGTGCGTGATCGTTTCGCTGGCACCACGTTGTTCGGAGGTTGCACGGTAATGCTGAAGTTGGGATACAAGGCGTCGGCGGAGCAGTTCGGTCCGCGTGAGTTGGTGGAGTTGGGTGTGTTGGCCGAGGCGCACGGGATGGATTCGGCGACGGTGTCGGATCATTTCCAGCCGTGGCGGCACAACGGGGGGCATGCGCCGTTCTCGTTGGCGTGGATGACCGCGGTCGGGGAACGCACCGAACGCTTGCAGCTGGGCACGAGCGTGCTGACCCCGACGTTCCGGTACAACCCGGCGGTGATCGCGCAGGCCTTCGCGACGATGGGGTGTCTGTATCCGGGGCGGATCTTCCTCGGGGTCGGCACCGGTGAGGCGCTCAACGAGATCGCCACCGGATATTCCGGGCAGTGGCCGGAGTTCAAGGAGCGTTTCGCCCGGCTGCGTGAGTCGGTGCGGCTGATGCGTGAGCTCTGGCGCGGGGATCGGGTGGATTTCGAGGGGGAGTTCTATTCGACGAAGGGTGCGTCGATCTACGACGTGCCCGAGGAGGGTATCCCGGTCTATATCGCCGCGGGGGGTCCGGTGGTGGCCCGTTATGCCGGGCGGGCCGGGGACGGGTTCATCTGCACCTCGGGCAAGGGCATGGAGCTCTATACCGACAAGCTGCTGCCGGCGGTGGCGGAGGGTGCGGGCAAGGCCGACCGAGATGTCGCCGGGATCGACAAGATGATCGAGATCAAGATCTCGTACGACACCGATCCGGAGCTGGCGTTGGAGAACACGCGGTTCTGGGCGCCGTTGTCGTTGTCGGCGGAGCAGAAGCACAGCATCGACGATCCGGTGGAGATGGAGGCGGCGGCCGATGCGTTGCCGATCGAGCAGGTCGCCAAGCGGTGGATCGTGGCGTCGGATCCGGACGAGGCGGTCGAGCAGGTCGCGGCGTATGTGGAGGCGGGGTTGAATCATCTGGTGTTCCATGCTCCGGGTCATGATCAGAGGCGGTTCCTGGAGTTGTTCGAACGGGACCTCGCTCCGCGCCTGCGCGCCCTGGCGTGACGAAAGGGCATGGGAACCAGATGAATACGGATGTGACGACCACGCCCGCCTGGAAGGCTCTGGAAGACCATCGCGACCGGCTCGAATCGGTGTCGTTGCGGCAGTTGTTCGGCACCGAACCCGGCCGGGTCTCGACGCTGACGATCCGCGCCGGCGAGCTGGTGGTCGATCTCAGCAAACAACGCCTCGACACCGCGGTGCTGGACACCTTGTTCGAGCTCGCCGAGCAGAGCGGGATCGCCGCGGCCCGCACGGCGATGCTCACCGGTGAGCACATCAACAGCACCGAGGACCGGGCGGTGCTGCACACCGCGCTGCGTCTGCCGCGCGATGCGGAGTTGGTGGTCGACGGGGTCGATGTCGTCGCGCAGGTGCATGCGGTGCTCGACCGGATGGGCGAGTTCTGCGACCGGGTCCGCAGCGGCGACTGGCGCGGGGCGACCGGGCAGCCCATCGCCACGGTGGTCAACATCGGCATCGGCGGCTCCGATCTCGGGCCGGCGATGGTCACCGGTGCGCTGCGGCGTTTTCACGACGGGCCGGCGACCCGGTTCGTCGCCAATGTCGACCCGGCCGATCTGACCGCCGCCCTGACCGGCCTGGACCCGGCGACCACCCTGTTCGTGGTGGCGTCGAAGACCTTCTCCACCCTCGAAACCCTGTCCAACGCCACCGCCGCGCGCCGCTGGCTGGTCGACGCCCTGGGCGAGGACGCGGTCGCCGCGCATTTCGTGGCGGTCTCCACGCACACCGAGCGGGTCGTCGAGTTCGGTATCGACCCGGCGCACATGTTCGAATTCTGGGACTGGGTCGGCGGGCGTTATTCGGTGGGCTCGGCGATCGGGCTGGCGGTGATGTGCGCGATCGGCCGGGAACGGTTCGCGCAGTTCCTCGACGGCATGCACAGCATCGACGACCACTTCGCCACCGCCGACCCGGCACACAATGCGCCGTTGCTGGCCGGGTTGATCGGGGTGTGGAATGCGAGCATCCTCGGTTACCGGTCGCGGGCGGTGGTGCCGTATTCCCAGGATCTGGCGCGGTTGCCGGCCTATCTGCAGCAGCTGACCATGGAATCGAACGGCAAGTCGGTGCGCGCCGACGGCACACCGGTCTCGTGCCCGACCGGGGAGGTGTTCTGGGGCGAGCCGGGCACGAACGGTCAGCACGCGTTCTTCCAGCTGTTGCATCAGGGCACCGAGATCGTGCCGGTCGATTTCCTCGGCCTCGCCCGCAGCGGGGACGATCTGCCCGCCCGCGACGGCGCCACCGGCATGCAGGTGCTGGTGCTGGCGAACATGTTCGCCCAGGCCCAAGTCCTCGCCTTCGGCCGTGACGCCGCCGAGGTGCGCGCCGAGGGCGTCGACGAGGCGCTGGTGGCGCACAAGGTGATGCCCGGCAACCGGCCCTCGACGACGATCCTCGCCCCGGAACTGACCCCGTCGGTGGTGGGGCAGATCATCGCGTTCTACGAGCACCAGACCTTCGTCCAAGGCATCGTCTGGGGGATCGACTCGTTCGATCAATGGGGCGTCGAACTCGGCAAGACCCAGGCCACCGCCCTGCAGGCGGTCCTCGCCGGCGACGACAGCCCGGACACCGGGGACGCCTCCACCGACCAGCTGATCGAGACCTACCGCACCCTGCGCGACGGAGGGAAGTAAGGACATGCCCGCGCTGAAGTTGCTTTATCTGCCGCCTCCTGTTGCCGAGGAATGGGATTGGCAGATGGACGCGGCTTGTCGCGACGCGGACGGCTCGTTGTTCTTCCACCCGGACAACGAGCGGGGCGACGCGAGAGAGAGCCGGATGGCCTCGGCCAAGAAGGTCTGTGCTCGTTGTCCGGTGCGCGAGAAGTGCCTGCAGTACGCCCTCGATTCCGGTGAACGCTACGGGATCTGGGGTGGACTCACGGAGGACGAACGCACCCGGGTGAGAAGGGCCCGCCGGCGCCGCGCGAGCCGGTGACGCCCGACCGTCCTCACCTGTCCGCGACGACTCGCCCGAGGACCCGGGCTGCCTCCCTGAATGCCGCGGGATTCGGGCCTGCGAAGTTGAGCCGGAGGTACTGTCCGGTGGGCTCTGCCGGGAACCACTCGTCACCCGCCGCGACGAGCACCCCGGCGGCCTCGCAGTCGCGCGCGACGGCTCGGGCATCGACGTCATCCGGGAGCCTGCCCCACAGGTTGAGCCCACCGGGCGGCAGTCCGTCGACATCCACATCCGGTGCATACTCACGAAGTTCGCTCGCGAGGAGGTTGCGGCGGGATTCGAGTTCGCGACGAACCACCCGCAGGTGGGTCTGCCATGCGGGTTGAGTGACGACGTCGAGCGCCACAGTCTGGAGAACACCACTCACATAGACGGATTCGGCCTGCACGTCGGCGAGGATGCGTTCGCGGGCGGGTCCTCGCGCGACGATCGCCGCGACCCGCACCGACGGCGCGACACTCTTGGTCAGCGAGCGGACGTAGACGACGTGGCCGGAGTCGTCGCGCGCGAACAACGGTACGGATGGTGCCGAGATCCCGAAGTCGTGGGCCCAATCGTCTTCGATGACGAATGCTCCTGCGCCGCGCACCACGTCGAGGACCCGCTCGCCGATCGACGACGACCATTGCACCCCAGTGGGATTCGCAAAGTTCGGTTGCGCGTAGAAGGCGCGCGCCCTGGTCCGGTGGAACGCGCGGGCCAGCTCGTCGGGATCGGGTCCGTTGGGGCCGCTCGAGACGGGTACGAGTTGCACGCCCGCCTTCGTGGCTGCGAGGATCGCTCCCCAATAGGTCGGTGACTCCACCACGAGGGGATTGCCGGCGCCGACGAGTGCGCGGAACATCGAACCGAGGCCGCTCTGGCTGCCGGGTGTGATGATCACGTCGCCCGCAGCTGGTGGCGCGGTGGGCGCGTTCGTTGCTTCCGTCAGCTCCGTGGCGAACCATGCCTGCAACTCGGGAAGTCCCGCGGCAGGAGCCCGTCCGACTGCGGCATCGCTGCGGGATGCGCGCGAATATGCTCCGCGGACAAGGCGCTCGGGAAGCAGTGTGCGGTCGGGATAGCCGGAATGGAGCGCCACCACGTCGTTGGGCACTGTGCGCAGGGCGGCGGACGCGCGGGGAAGTGGGGGAGCCGTTCCGAGTGCTTCCGTCTGCCAGCTGTGATCGATCGTGTTCGACGTGCGGATCTGCCGTACGAAGGTGCCGACACCGGATCGGCTCTCCACGAGCCCCCGGGCCTGGAGTGTTCGCAGCGCCTTCTGCACCGTGACGGGGCTGACGCCGTACTGCGCGACGAGCGACCTCGTCGAGGGCAACCGGGAACCGGGTGCCGCGGTGGCGATCCACCGGCTCAGTTCCGCGATGAGATGCGAACTGCTACTGTTCGACATGAGACTACAGAGTAGCGCTATCGTCCCGGATCGGCCAGTGCTATCGCCCGATTCTCGCGGGCTCGCCTGGGGTCTTCTCGGCGTCGCAGGCTTCTCCCTGACCGTGCCGCTCACCCGTATTGGCGTCGAGAGCGGGGCGATGTCACCGCTGTTCGTTGCCGCCGGTCGTGCGGTCGTTGCGGCGGTACTTGCCGCTCTCGCGCTCGCATTCACGGGACAACGACTCCCGAACGGACATCAGTGGGGCAGAATCGCTGTCGTCACGAGCGGCGTGGTGGTCGGATTTCCCCTGCTCACCTCGTACGCCCTGACCACGGCACCGGCGAACCACAGCGCGATCGTCATCGCGATCCTTCCGGCCGCGACCGCGGTGGTCGCGGTACTGCGCGCCCGCGAACGGCCCCCGACCCCGTTCTGGGTCGCCGCGACTGCGGGGACGCTCGCCGTCATGGTCTTCGCCGGCCTGCACGATGGAGCCTTCGAGGGATTCGGCCGAGCCGATCTGCTGTTGCTCGGTGCGGTGGTCGCCGCCGCTGTCGGTTACGCCGAAGGCGGTTTGCTGGCACGGGAGATCGGTGCGTGGCAGACGATCTCGTGGGCACTGGTTCTGGCGTCGCCGCTCATGGTGTCGCTCACGCTCGTCTCGTTCACCGCCGGGCTGCCGCACGGCGGTGTGACGCACTGGGCGTCGTTCGCGTACCTCGGTGTCGTCAGCATGTTCCTCGGCTTCTTCGCGTGGTATCGAGGTCTGGCGATCGGGCCGATGGCGCGGGTCGGGCAGGTTCAACTGACCCAACCGATCATGACGGTCGGGTGGGCCGCGTGGCTGCTGGGAGAACCGCTGACATGGGCGGTGGTTGGGGGCGGTGCCCGCGTCGTGCTGTGTGCCGGCACCGCCGTCCGCGTCCGTCGGACCTGAGGTGTGTCAGTCCTTGTCGAGGAAGAAGTCCCATCGCGGGTTGTCGCCTCCGCCGTAACGCGACAGGTCCGTGACTCCGGCCTCGGCCAGGACATCGGCGTCGACGAAGCACTGACCGGTGGTCTCCTTCGCCGGTCGTGAGAGGATCTCGACCGCGGCGTCGGCCATGATCTCGGGGCTGCGCGATGCGGCGATCAGCGCCTCACCGTCGGGGGTATTGGCCACGGCGGAGGTCGCGATGTAGGTCTCGGGCCACAGGCAGTTCGCGGCGACACCGGCGGCGGCGTATTCGGCCGCGAATCCCAGAGTGAGCAGCGACATTCCGTACTTCGACAGTGTGTACGAGGGGTGGATGCCGAGCCAGTACGGGTTCATGTTGACCGGTGGGGCGATGGTGAGGATGTGCGGGTTCGAGGAATCCCGCAGGTGCGGCAATGCCGCCTTGGAGAGCAGGAACGTTCCGCGGCAGTTGATCTCCTGCATCAGGTCGTACTTCTTCACCGACAGGGATTCGGTGGGTTCGGTGGCGATGGCGCTGGCGTTGTTCACGCAGATGTCGACGCCGCCGAACCGTTCCACCGCCGTGTCGACGGCCCGCCGGACATCGTCCTCCTTCCGGACGTCGCCCACCACCGCGACGGCCTTGCCGCCGGCGGCCTCGATGTCGGCGACGGCGGTGTGCACCGTTCCCTTCAATTTCGGGTGGGGCTCGGCGGTCTTGGCCAGGAGTACCACGTTCGCGCCCCGACGGGCAGCGGCGACCGCGATGGCCAGTCCGATACCGCGGCTCGCGCCGGAGATGACCATGGTGCGGTCGCTGAGGGCATTCTGGCTCGACATCGTTCTCCCTGGTCGACTTCGGGTATTCAGCTCTGTTCTCGCCAATGATATTGGCATTCTCTTTTTCTGCAAGTAATGTATCCGGTGTGAACGACTTCGCAGAAACCTCGTCGGGTATCCCGCTCGAGCCTGTCTACGGGCCGGGCGACCGTGCTACCGAACCGCCGGCGCCGGGAAGCTTCCCCTTCACGCGCGGGAACTTCTCCAACGGCTACCGGGGCCGGTTGTGGACGTTTCGTCAGTACTCCGGGTTCGGCACTGCGGAGGAGTCCAACCGCCGCTATCGCTACCTGCTCGACCAAGGCGGCACCGGACTGTCGGTCGCGCTCGATCTGCCGACCCAGTGCGGCTACGACTCCGACGACCCCGAGGTCGGCGAGGAGGTGGGCCGCGTCGGCGTCGCCGTCGACACGCTCGCCGATGCCGAGGTGCTGTTCGACGGCATCCCGCTCGACAAGATCAGTACGAGCTTCACCATCAACGGCACCGCCGCGATCCTGCTGGCGTTCTACGTCGCCGCCGCGGAGAAGAAGGGGGTACCGCGCGAGAAGCTCACCGGTACCATCCAGAACGACATCCTCAAGGAGTACGCCTCCCGCGGCACGTGGATCTGGCCGCCCGAGCCGTCGCTCCGCCTCATCGCCGACACCATCGAGTTCTGTGCCGCGGAAGTGCCGCGCTTCAACGCGATCTCGGTGGCCGGAGCCCACTTCCGCGACGCCGGCGCGAACGCGGTGCAGGAGATGGCGTTCACCCTCGCCGACGGTGTCACCTACTGCGACACCGTGGTCGAACGCGGACGGATGACCATCGATCAGTTCGCCCCGCAGATCTCGTTCTTCTTCTACACCCACGGTGACTTCTTCGAGGAGATCGCCAAATACCGTGCCGGACGACGTCGTTGGGCGACGATCGTGCGCGAACGCTACGGCGCCACCACCGACAAGGCGTCGATGTTCCGCTTCGGGTGTGTCGCCGGTGGGGCGTCGCTGTATGCGCCGCAGGCACAGAACAATCTCGTGCGCGTCGCCTACGAGTCCATGGCGTCGGTGCTCGGCGGCGTGCAGTCGATGTTCACCGCGGCCTGGGACGAACCGTTCGCCCTGCCCAGTGAGGAATCGGCGACCCTCGCGCTGCGCACGCAGCAGATCCTCGCGTACGAGACCGGTGTGACCCGCGTCGCCGACCCCCTCGGCGGGTCGTACTTCGTCGAGGCGCTCACCGACGCGACCGAGGAGCGCATCGTCGAGATCATGGCCGATCTCGAAGAACACGGCGGTATGGTCCGCGCGATCGAGGACGGCTACCTGCAGGGCCTCATCGCCGACGAGGCCTACAAGATCCACCAGGAGATCGAGAACGGCGACCGGCCGGTGGTCGGTGTGAACAAGTTCGTCTCCGACGAACCCCAGCCCGAGATCTCCACCTACGAACTCGACGCCGAAGGCCGCGAGATGCAGCTGAAGCGACTCGCGAAGGTCAAGGCCGAACGCGACCCCGACGCGGTGCGCACCACACTCGCGGCCCTGTCCCGCGCAGCGGAAGGAACCGACAATCTCATGCATTCCCTGATCGATTGCGCCAACGCGTATTGCACCGTCGGAGAGATGGTCTCCACGCTGAAGAACGTGTGGGGCGAGTTCCAGCAGCCGGTGGTGTTCTGATGACCGCCCGCATTCTCGTCGCCAAGCCCGGACTCGACGGACACGACCGCGGGGCGAAGATCGTCGCGCGTGCGTTGCGCGACGCGGGCTTCGAGGTCGTCTACACCGGAATCCGCCAGAAGGTCGAGGACATCGTCTCGATCGCCGTGCAGGAGGACGTGGCGGTGGTCGGTCTGAGCATCCTGTCGGGTGCGCACATCGCACTCACCACCAAGGTCGTCGAGGGCCTGCGCGCTGCCGACGCCGGCGACATCGATGTCATCGTCGGCGGAACGATCCCCCAGGGCGACGTGCCGAAACTACTCGATGCGGGTGCCGCGGCGGTGTTCCCCACGAGCACACCGCTGGACGTGCTGGTCAGCGAGATCCGCAAGTTGACCGGGACGCCGGACGCGTCCTGACCCGCATCACACATCATCGAGCTCGGGAACCTGGAGGAATCGTGCGTATCGGAGTGATGGTCGGCCCGGAACAGGGTGATACCAACCGCAAGGTCGACCGCATGCTGAAGGACGTCGAGTGGGCAGAATCGGCCGACCTCGACACCGTGTGGGTCCCGCAGATCCCCACCGACTTCGACGCATTGACGGCTGTCGCCCTGATGGGGACGAGAACGTCCCGTATCGAGATCGGTACGGCCGTCGTGCCTCTGCAGGCGCAGCATCCGGTCCACCTGGTGCGGCAGTCGCTGTCGACGCATGCCGCGCTCGGCGGCCGCCTCGCCCTCGGCGTCGGCCCGTCGCACCACTGGATCGTGCAGGACATGCTCGGCCTGCCCTACGACAAGCCCGCCAAGTACACGCGCGACTATCTCGAGGTGCTGAACGCCGCGCGCGACCTGCCGGGTTCGATCGACGTCGAGAACGACACCTTCACGGTCCACAACCCCCTCGACATCGCGCCCGTTGCGCCCATGCCGGTCCTCGTCGCGGCGCTCGGTCCGGTCATGCTGAAGATCGCCGGCGAACTCGGCGACGGCACCGTGCTGTGGATGGCCGACGAACGCGCCATCGCCGAACACATCGCCCCGCGCATCACCAAGGCCGCGGAGGAGGCGGGTAAGCCGAAACCGCGGATCGTCGCCGGTGTGCCGGTCTGCCTGTGTGCACCCTCGGAGGTCGACGTCGCCCGCGAGCGCGCCAATCGCATTCTCGCCGAGGCGGAGATCTCGCCCAACTACCAGCGGCTCCTCGAGCACGGTCAGGCGAAGGACATCGGCGACATGGCCATCGTCGGCGACGAGGACGCGATCCTCGCCGGTTTCCGACGCTACGAGCAGGCCGGGGTCACCGACCTGTCGATGCGGCTGCTGCCGATCGGCGACACCCGCGACGAGCTGGTCGCGTCGAAGTACCGCACCCGCGAGGTCGTCGCCGAGCTCGTGAAGGAACTGCGGTGACGGAAGGCCCGCTCGCGGGGATCAGGATCCTCGAGGTCGGCCACATCCTCGCCGGCCCCTACGCGACGATGCTGCTGGCCGATCTCGGAGCCGAAGTCACGAAGATCGAACCGCCCACCGGGGATCTCTCCCGCCAGGTGAGCGACGCGTACTTCGCCAGCCTCAACCGCGGCAAGCGCAGCATCTGCCTCGACCTGACCACCGACGACGGCGTGCGCCGCCTCGGTGAGCTGGCTTCCGAATCCCACGCGCTGCTGGTCAATCTCAAGCCGTCGGCCATCCGGAAGTTCGGCCTGACCTACGATGCCCTGCGCAGGTGGAACGACAAGATCGTCTGTGTCGCGATCACGGGTTACGGGCTCGACGGTGGCGACGATCCGGCTTTCGATTACGTCGTCCAGGCCCAGACCGGTGTCGCAGCGCTGACGGGCGACCCCGACGGCCCGCCGATGCTGCCCGGTTACTCGGCGGCCGACAACTCGACGGGCATGACCGCGGCGCTCGGCCTGCTCGCACAGATCGTGTCCGGTCGTGGCGGTCAGGTCGACGTGTCGCTGCGCGACGTCATGCTGTCGCAGCTCAACTACCGTGCCTCGGCGTACCTGAACGAGGGAACCGAGCCGCGGCGCATGCCGAACGGAGCA harbors:
- a CDS encoding DeoR/GlpR family DNA-binding transcription regulator, with amino-acid sequence MSATARRREIFHRILADGYVDAKTLSADLGVDASTIRRDLDALAREGKVERTHGGARSVEGAGHEVPYALKKDVRREEKAAIAAVASAMVSDGDSVVLDSGSTTYEVAVALRHKASLTVLTNDLRIAKYVATFPDVRLLVSGGELLGSVYTLVGDHAVQFLSDYSADWAFLGADAVHPTAGITNTNTLEIPIKRAMIRSAEKTIVVTDHSKFGERALARVASLDEITSVVTDDGLDEEKRAAYGDRLVIASSP
- a CDS encoding aminotransferase-like domain-containing protein, whose product is MSNSSSSHLIAELSRWIATAAPGSRLPSTRSLVAQYGVSPVTVQKALRTLQARGLVESRSGVGTFVRQIRTSNTIDHSWQTEALGTAPPLPRASAALRTVPNDVVALHSGYPDRTLLPERLVRGAYSRASRSDAAVGRAPAAGLPELQAWFATELTEATNAPTAPPAAGDVIITPGSQSGLGSMFRALVGAGNPLVVESPTYWGAILAATKAGVQLVPVSSGPNGPDPDELARAFHRTRARAFYAQPNFANPTGVQWSSSIGERVLDVVRGAGAFVIEDDWAHDFGISAPSVPLFARDDSGHVVYVRSLTKSVAPSVRVAAIVARGPARERILADVQAESVYVSGVLQTVALDVVTQPAWQTHLRVVRRELESRRNLLASELREYAPDVDVDGLPPGGLNLWGRLPDDVDARAVARDCEAAGVLVAAGDEWFPAEPTGQYLRLNFAGPNPAAFREAARVLGRVVADR
- a CDS encoding WhiB family transcriptional regulator gives rise to the protein MPALKLLYLPPPVAEEWDWQMDAACRDADGSLFFHPDNERGDARESRMASAKKVCARCPVREKCLQYALDSGERYGIWGGLTEDERTRVRRARRRRASR
- a CDS encoding DMT family transporter, which gives rise to MLSPDSRGLAWGLLGVAGFSLTVPLTRIGVESGAMSPLFVAAGRAVVAAVLAALALAFTGQRLPNGHQWGRIAVVTSGVVVGFPLLTSYALTTAPANHSAIVIAILPAATAVVAVLRARERPPTPFWVAATAGTLAVMVFAGLHDGAFEGFGRADLLLLGAVVAAAVGYAEGGLLAREIGAWQTISWALVLASPLMVSLTLVSFTAGLPHGGVTHWASFAYLGVVSMFLGFFAWYRGLAIGPMARVGQVQLTQPIMTVGWAAWLLGEPLTWAVVGGGARVVLCAGTAVRVRRT
- a CDS encoding LLM class F420-dependent oxidoreductase, with the translated sequence MRIGVMVGPEQGDTNRKVDRMLKDVEWAESADLDTVWVPQIPTDFDALTAVALMGTRTSRIEIGTAVVPLQAQHPVHLVRQSLSTHAALGGRLALGVGPSHHWIVQDMLGLPYDKPAKYTRDYLEVLNAARDLPGSIDVENDTFTVHNPLDIAPVAPMPVLVAALGPVMLKIAGELGDGTVLWMADERAIAEHIAPRITKAAEEAGKPKPRIVAGVPVCLCAPSEVDVARERANRILAEAEISPNYQRLLEHGQAKDIGDMAIVGDEDAILAGFRRYEQAGVTDLSMRLLPIGDTRDELVASKYRTREVVAELVKELR
- the fgd gene encoding glucose-6-phosphate dehydrogenase (coenzyme-F420) codes for the protein MLKLGYKASAEQFGPRELVELGVLAEAHGMDSATVSDHFQPWRHNGGHAPFSLAWMTAVGERTERLQLGTSVLTPTFRYNPAVIAQAFATMGCLYPGRIFLGVGTGEALNEIATGYSGQWPEFKERFARLRESVRLMRELWRGDRVDFEGEFYSTKGASIYDVPEEGIPVYIAAGGPVVARYAGRAGDGFICTSGKGMELYTDKLLPAVAEGAGKADRDVAGIDKMIEIKISYDTDPELALENTRFWAPLSLSAEQKHSIDDPVEMEAAADALPIEQVAKRWIVASDPDEAVEQVAAYVEAGLNHLVFHAPGHDQRRFLELFERDLAPRLRALA
- a CDS encoding methylmalonyl-CoA mutase family protein, with protein sequence MILAFSFSASNVSGVNDFAETSSGIPLEPVYGPGDRATEPPAPGSFPFTRGNFSNGYRGRLWTFRQYSGFGTAEESNRRYRYLLDQGGTGLSVALDLPTQCGYDSDDPEVGEEVGRVGVAVDTLADAEVLFDGIPLDKISTSFTINGTAAILLAFYVAAAEKKGVPREKLTGTIQNDILKEYASRGTWIWPPEPSLRLIADTIEFCAAEVPRFNAISVAGAHFRDAGANAVQEMAFTLADGVTYCDTVVERGRMTIDQFAPQISFFFYTHGDFFEEIAKYRAGRRRWATIVRERYGATTDKASMFRFGCVAGGASLYAPQAQNNLVRVAYESMASVLGGVQSMFTAAWDEPFALPSEESATLALRTQQILAYETGVTRVADPLGGSYFVEALTDATEERIVEIMADLEEHGGMVRAIEDGYLQGLIADEAYKIHQEIENGDRPVVGVNKFVSDEPQPEISTYELDAEGREMQLKRLAKVKAERDPDAVRTTLAALSRAAEGTDNLMHSLIDCANAYCTVGEMVSTLKNVWGEFQQPVVF
- a CDS encoding SRPBCC family protein, which codes for MPVTDVRHDPDTLSLTITAEFAAPVTRIWQIYADPRQLEKIWGPPTFPATMVDHNLKPGTRTTYYMTGPEGEKYAGYWDITAVDEPTSFSFLDGFADPDFTPKPELPVSENVYTFTEHESGTRVTYASTYRSAEALQQILDMGAVEGASSAINQIDELIAA
- a CDS encoding SDR family oxidoreductase; protein product: MSSQNALSDRTMVISGASRGIGLAIAVAAARRGANVVLLAKTAEPHPKLKGTVHTAVADIEAAGGKAVAVVGDVRKEDDVRRAVDTAVERFGGVDICVNNASAIATEPTESLSVKKYDLMQEINCRGTFLLSKAALPHLRDSSNPHILTIAPPVNMNPYWLGIHPSYTLSKYGMSLLTLGFAAEYAAAGVAANCLWPETYIATSAVANTPDGEALIAASRSPEIMADAAVEILSRPAKETTGQCFVDADVLAEAGVTDLSRYGGGDNPRWDFFLDKD
- the pgi gene encoding glucose-6-phosphate isomerase, whose amino-acid sequence is MNTDVTTTPAWKALEDHRDRLESVSLRQLFGTEPGRVSTLTIRAGELVVDLSKQRLDTAVLDTLFELAEQSGIAAARTAMLTGEHINSTEDRAVLHTALRLPRDAELVVDGVDVVAQVHAVLDRMGEFCDRVRSGDWRGATGQPIATVVNIGIGGSDLGPAMVTGALRRFHDGPATRFVANVDPADLTAALTGLDPATTLFVVASKTFSTLETLSNATAARRWLVDALGEDAVAAHFVAVSTHTERVVEFGIDPAHMFEFWDWVGGRYSVGSAIGLAVMCAIGRERFAQFLDGMHSIDDHFATADPAHNAPLLAGLIGVWNASILGYRSRAVVPYSQDLARLPAYLQQLTMESNGKSVRADGTPVSCPTGEVFWGEPGTNGQHAFFQLLHQGTEIVPVDFLGLARSGDDLPARDGATGMQVLVLANMFAQAQVLAFGRDAAEVRAEGVDEALVAHKVMPGNRPSTTILAPELTPSVVGQIIAFYEHQTFVQGIVWGIDSFDQWGVELGKTQATALQAVLAGDDSPDTGDASTDQLIETYRTLRDGGK
- a CDS encoding ArsR/SmtB family transcription factor, translating into MSGDDEDRADALFHALSDRTRRDIMRRVLAGEHSVSALAANYDMSFAAVQKHVAVLEKAGLLVKRRSGREQLASGDVTAVRSVASMLTELEQIWRGRIARIDELIASESSQEG
- a CDS encoding cobalamin B12-binding domain-containing protein — its product is MTARILVAKPGLDGHDRGAKIVARALRDAGFEVVYTGIRQKVEDIVSIAVQEDVAVVGLSILSGAHIALTTKVVEGLRAADAGDIDVIVGGTIPQGDVPKLLDAGAAAVFPTSTPLDVLVSEIRKLTGTPDAS